A window of the Pedobacter frigiditerrae genome harbors these coding sequences:
- a CDS encoding toprim domain-containing protein encodes MSKFIDISALQDFSIVEFLARLGHHPVRKTGRDHFYHSMLRETGQNTPSLTVWDEAGKWKDWGGANQSNIFGGGIIQLGMAYWPGMPYVELLNKISEVCNLDPLQIPNYLPPANYPTESNQFDFKYEIVRTSPAGSNFILRNYLLSRGILDVANGYLHDIYYRHKNDPEDHRTFYAVGWQNKNQGWEFTTANGFKSSIGGKDISFIQGSTNHVALFEGYMDFLSWLKMHQPAVMPTIIVLNSITQLASAIKLVKDFPVVDVYFDNDAPGQKCRSDLIANVPHAIDRSGEYQTHKDYNEKLMYEMQNGSVQKVEAPQEMANHKAGRSR; translated from the coding sequence ATGTCAAAATTTATTGATATATCCGCATTGCAGGATTTTTCCATCGTTGAGTTTCTGGCCAGGCTTGGTCACCATCCGGTCCGCAAGACGGGACGTGATCATTTTTACCATAGCATGCTCAGGGAAACTGGCCAAAACACGCCTTCGCTCACTGTTTGGGATGAAGCGGGAAAATGGAAAGACTGGGGTGGCGCAAACCAGAGCAATATTTTTGGTGGTGGCATCATCCAACTGGGTATGGCCTATTGGCCGGGGATGCCCTATGTAGAACTTTTAAACAAAATAAGCGAGGTCTGCAACCTTGACCCCTTGCAGATCCCAAATTATCTGCCGCCCGCTAATTACCCGACAGAGTCCAACCAATTTGATTTTAAATACGAAATTGTGAGAACAAGTCCTGCCGGCTCAAATTTTATCCTAAGAAACTATCTGCTGTCAAGGGGCATATTAGATGTAGCAAATGGTTATCTCCATGATATCTATTATCGCCACAAAAATGATCCGGAGGACCACCGCACCTTTTATGCAGTTGGATGGCAAAATAAAAACCAGGGATGGGAGTTCACTACCGCCAATGGGTTTAAGAGCAGCATCGGGGGAAAAGATATTTCATTCATTCAAGGTAGTACGAACCATGTTGCCCTATTCGAGGGCTATATGGATTTTCTGAGCTGGCTGAAAATGCATCAGCCAGCGGTAATGCCCACGATAATCGTACTCAATTCAATTACGCAGTTAGCCAGTGCAATTAAGCTTGTAAAGGATTTTCCTGTTGTCGATGTATATTTCGACAACGATGCCCCTGGCCAAAAATGTAGGAGCGATCTGATTGCGAATGTACCGCATGCTATAGATCGATCTGGCGAATACCAAACTCATAAAGATTATAACGAAAAGCTGATGTACGAAATGCAAAATGGAAGTGTCCAAAAAGTAGAAGCACCCCAAGAGATGGCAAACCATAAAGCAGGCCGTAGCAGGTAA
- a CDS encoding DNA cytosine methyltransferase produces MGWQNVFSCERNPFCQTILQHYWPNSHHYDDIFQFSAAQFRGSVDIISGGFPCQPFSQAGKRKGKADDRYLFPEACRIITEARPEWIVLENVAGLFSILEPDSLSEMEIKAVELFCQDDHQQADSTIVRLQRRVIGSIISEISAAGYVLPQLEDGTPVVLCIPAAALNAPHQRDRVWFVAHANSDRDEQQLGNTVRGNGTAAARRPQERQGQRWAGFPDGFSGLLHASGPVECLRSETEKYASLHIGTPENPVAQSGTDWQNQVPGWEKWPAEPPFCGGDDGLPAELDGIAFPTWRAESVKAYGNAIVPQVALEIFRAIQSVSQGT; encoded by the coding sequence ATGGGATGGCAAAATGTTTTCTCCTGTGAAAGGAACCCGTTTTGCCAGACCATATTGCAACATTACTGGCCAAACTCCCACCATTATGACGACATCTTTCAATTCAGTGCAGCTCAGTTTAGGGGAAGCGTTGACATCATCAGCGGAGGATTTCCGTGCCAGCCATTCAGCCAGGCCGGAAAGCGGAAGGGCAAAGCGGATGACCGCTACCTCTTCCCAGAGGCTTGCCGAATTATTACAGAAGCACGGCCCGAGTGGATCGTTCTTGAAAACGTTGCTGGACTGTTCAGCATTCTCGAACCAGACAGTCTATCTGAAATGGAAATCAAAGCGGTTGAGCTTTTTTGTCAGGACGATCATCAGCAGGCGGACAGCACAATCGTCCGACTCCAACGAAGGGTTATCGGAAGCATCATTTCAGAAATCAGTGCCGCAGGATATGTACTACCGCAACTTGAAGACGGCACACCAGTCGTTCTGTGTATTCCGGCTGCTGCCCTCAACGCCCCGCACCAAAGGGACCGGGTCTGGTTTGTTGCCCACGCCAACAGCGACAGAGATGAGCAACAACTCGGCAACACTGTCCGAGGTAATGGAACAGCGGCAGCTCGGCGACCGCAAGAACGACAAGGGCAACGGTGGGCAGGTTTCCCTGACGGATTTTCTGGTCTACTACACGCTTCTGGACCAGTCGAATGCCTACGGTCCGAGACAGAAAAATACGCCAGTCTCCATATTGGAACGCCTGAAAATCCGGTTGCCCAAAGCGGAACAGATTGGCAAAACCAAGTTCCCGGCTGGGAAAAGTGGCCAGCTGAACCCCCGTTTTGTGGCGGAGATGATGGGCTTCCCGCCGAACTGGACGGAATTGCCTTTCCTACTTGGCGTGCAGAAAGCGTAAAAGCTTACGGCAACGCCATAGTCCCACAGGTTGCCCTAGAAATATTCCGTGCCATCCAGTCTGTGAGCCAAGGGACATAA
- a CDS encoding plasmid mobilization relaxosome protein MobC: MGNSHPARERALAPKIRRFELRLSDQEMMQFLELEKSLGISRSDIVRIRVLKNAVNMLTNTKELMKKLDAIGAELGRSGNNINQLAKHANILQKQGLLNQSVATEFASLLGGYVTVQQELEKNIRQIIRLMKGQL; this comes from the coding sequence ATGGGAAATAGCCATCCAGCAAGAGAAAGGGCTCTCGCGCCTAAGATACGCCGCTTCGAATTAAGGCTGAGTGATCAGGAGATGATGCAATTCCTTGAGCTGGAAAAATCACTGGGCATCAGCCGATCTGATATTGTACGCATCAGAGTATTGAAGAATGCCGTCAATATGCTGACCAATACAAAAGAGCTGATGAAAAAGCTGGATGCCATCGGAGCCGAACTCGGTCGTTCCGGGAATAACATTAACCAGCTTGCCAAGCATGCAAACATACTTCAGAAACAAGGCCTGCTTAACCAGAGCGTGGCCACCGAATTCGCCAGTTTGCTGGGAGGTTATGTTACCGTTCAACAGGAACTCGAAAAGAACATCCGGCAGATCATCCGCCTAATGAAAGGTCAATTATGA
- a CDS encoding relaxase/mobilization nuclease domain-containing protein encodes MIVKILPPSATFKGVNYNTNKIEKDKGELMKVDNFGVLQAFEHLRPQDYINYLEARSKTSARIKYPQFHAVISCKGKSHSKEQLTELASQWLNGMGYGNQPYLLVFHKDTANNHIHMVSTRIDENGKKINDSYEKIRAYQILNQVMGVVEKQQLSKDIENAIGYNISTRAQFMMLLECQGYSLKLDGNQYKVFKFGKLQGEIEAAKIDTRTAQYQKDIDRLLQLRTITEKYMVSHNTSAIPVTHLTAKGTSAKSPGYSSELVDLLASKFGLQVLLHGKPGKSPYGYTLIDHAKKSVYKGSELMPIAEFIGPQKSSTSDPEHPIAEIVEPETTISPLVRSETGQQAYPDLPSGMDLPTEISGSSESSVFATWLPEINLDIANDIDDEAILGRNRQRKRKARTNTR; translated from the coding sequence ATGATAGTCAAAATTCTGCCTCCCTCTGCTACCTTTAAGGGCGTAAATTACAACACGAACAAAATAGAGAAGGATAAAGGCGAGCTGATGAAAGTTGATAATTTTGGCGTATTACAGGCTTTTGAACACCTGAGGCCACAGGACTATATCAATTATCTAGAGGCAAGGTCAAAAACAAGTGCCCGTATCAAATATCCACAATTCCATGCGGTAATCTCCTGCAAGGGAAAATCGCACAGTAAGGAACAGCTTACCGAATTGGCAAGCCAATGGCTTAATGGCATGGGATATGGCAACCAGCCGTACCTACTGGTTTTTCACAAGGACACCGCCAATAACCACATTCACATGGTATCTACGCGCATCGATGAGAACGGCAAAAAGATCAATGACAGCTATGAGAAGATACGCGCCTACCAGATATTGAACCAGGTAATGGGCGTTGTTGAAAAACAGCAGCTCAGCAAAGACATAGAGAATGCCATCGGCTACAATATTTCTACCCGCGCCCAGTTTATGATGCTGTTGGAATGCCAGGGATACTCCCTAAAACTTGACGGTAATCAATACAAGGTTTTCAAATTTGGCAAACTGCAGGGAGAAATTGAGGCAGCCAAAATAGATACCCGGACAGCTCAGTATCAAAAAGACATTGATCGGCTGTTGCAATTGCGGACCATTACCGAAAAGTACATGGTTAGCCATAATACGAGCGCAATTCCCGTAACGCACCTGACGGCCAAAGGCACATCCGCTAAATCTCCAGGCTACTCCTCGGAACTCGTCGACCTACTTGCTTCGAAATTCGGATTGCAGGTACTTCTCCATGGAAAACCGGGAAAGTCACCTTACGGCTATACCCTGATAGACCACGCAAAAAAGTCTGTCTATAAAGGCAGTGAACTGATGCCGATAGCGGAATTTATCGGGCCACAAAAAAGCAGCACCAGCGATCCGGAGCATCCTATTGCCGAAATTGTTGAGCCTGAAACTACGATAAGCCCACTGGTCCGAAGTGAAACTGGCCAACAGGCCTATCCCGATCTTCCTTCCGGAATGGATCTGCCTACAGAAATTTCCGGATCCTCCGAAAGTTCGGTTTTTGCTACATGGCTGCCAGAAATCAATTTGGATATAGCCAATGACATTGACGATGAGGCTATACTTGGCCGCAACCGGCAGCGCAAGCGCAAGGCTAGGACGAACACACGCTAA
- a CDS encoding ParA family protein, whose protein sequence is MVILIGNQKGGAGKSTLTLLFANYLTQIKKRKVTVLDMDYQQSLASKAEKAKILENEPLYEVVPADLKHFPSLHSALSNRSGELILIDLPGKMDDDGLLPLFAAADLVLCPFSYDEFSVDSTVLFAMVLRKINNKAPFIFIPNRIKNTVKYETRAEIENVMQRFGVMAPGLADRVDFQRISTFQTPLILYPVVLPLLDLIYGQYLDWEEQT, encoded by the coding sequence ATGGTCATACTCATTGGAAACCAAAAAGGCGGTGCTGGAAAAAGCACGCTTACCCTGCTATTCGCTAACTATCTGACCCAGATCAAAAAGCGGAAAGTAACTGTTCTAGACATGGACTACCAACAATCCCTTGCCTCAAAAGCGGAAAAGGCAAAGATCCTGGAAAACGAACCTTTGTACGAAGTAGTGCCCGCCGACCTGAAACATTTTCCTTCCCTTCACAGTGCGCTCAGCAATAGGTCCGGAGAACTTATCTTGATAGACCTGCCCGGCAAAATGGATGATGACGGGCTGTTGCCGCTTTTCGCAGCAGCTGACCTAGTGCTCTGTCCGTTTTCATACGACGAGTTCTCGGTGGATTCAACCGTGCTTTTTGCAATGGTATTGCGGAAGATCAACAACAAGGCTCCATTCATCTTCATTCCCAACCGCATCAAGAACACGGTAAAATATGAGACACGGGCCGAAATAGAAAATGTAATGCAGCGATTCGGGGTGATGGCCCCAGGCCTTGCCGACCGGGTGGATTTTCAGCGCATCAGTACCTTTCAAACTCCATTGATACTTTATCCCGTTGTGCTGCCACTTCTTGACCTGATCTATGGTCAGTACCTTGATTGGGAGGAACAAACATGA
- a CDS encoding DUF4134 family protein yields the protein MKLMHPLLKTTLVVFFLALPFLGFAQTPPGIGEFYQVSGEMHRWYFSLSDMVLVLGAISGILGGLRVYANWQSGKHHIDAQVMGWFFSCLFLSVMGAALKALFGVH from the coding sequence ATGAAACTCATGCACCCTCTTTTAAAGACAACTCTGGTTGTCTTTTTTTTGGCCCTGCCATTTTTGGGCTTCGCCCAGACGCCGCCCGGGATCGGTGAATTTTACCAGGTTAGCGGGGAAATGCACCGCTGGTATTTCAGCCTTTCCGATATGGTGCTAGTTCTAGGTGCCATCAGTGGAATTTTGGGTGGCCTTCGGGTCTATGCAAACTGGCAATCAGGGAAACACCACATAGATGCCCAGGTCATGGGCTGGTTTTTTTCCTGCCTGTTCCTTTCGGTCATGGGGGCGGCGCTCAAAGCCCTCTTCGGGGTGCATTAA
- a CDS encoding DUF4134 domain-containing protein gives MTVKNKKLFAIAALSILAAQSSFAQGGGSTGINAATSSLTSYVDPVSTLILAIGAVVGLIGGVRVYIKWNAGDQDINKELMSWGGSCLFLVLVSVVIKAFFGV, from the coding sequence ATGACAGTAAAAAACAAAAAACTGTTCGCAATCGCTGCACTTTCCATTCTGGCAGCTCAATCTTCATTCGCCCAGGGCGGCGGTTCAACCGGGATCAATGCCGCCACCTCTTCACTGACAAGTTATGTTGACCCCGTGTCTACGTTGATCCTTGCCATCGGTGCGGTGGTCGGACTGATCGGCGGGGTTCGCGTGTACATCAAATGGAATGCGGGAGATCAGGACATCAACAAGGAACTAATGAGTTGGGGCGGTTCCTGCCTTTTTCTGGTGCTCGTATCTGTGGTTATCAAAGCGTTTTTCGGCGTTTAA
- a CDS encoding DUF4133 domain-containing protein: MTTRYSIYKGLQKPLIYRGFKGKFIYWGIGSLAGGLILGGLVGALTSMYLGGFLTIALICSGLGYTYFRQKGGLHAKTRNSGIIIHPVHLKINHATRKKNGI, encoded by the coding sequence ATGACAACTAGGTATTCAATCTATAAGGGGCTTCAAAAGCCCCTTATCTACCGCGGTTTCAAGGGAAAGTTCATTTACTGGGGAATCGGCTCCCTTGCCGGTGGCCTCATTTTGGGTGGCCTGGTCGGGGCACTCACCAGTATGTACCTCGGAGGTTTTTTGACCATTGCCCTGATCTGCTCGGGCCTTGGTTATACCTATTTCCGCCAAAAGGGCGGCCTGCACGCCAAAACCCGCAACTCCGGGATCATTATCCATCCAGTCCATTTAAAGATAAATCATGCAACGAGAAAGAAAAACGGCATTTAG
- a CDS encoding TraG family conjugative transposon ATPase, whose amino-acid sequence MQRERKTAFRMPYAGIDTYNGLDILYGDKGDFSVILHITNPVLQYGADPDAYSAYQSLLLNIIKILGEGHIIQKQDVFIRKKYKGATSGEFLQQKYHAHFEGREYTEIKTYLVITRQTGRGTFYTFDKKVLADFYQNTAKLSDLLGNAGFNPRYLNEAEINRYVSKVLSMEFAAPNIVLNNMRCGDEQLNLGNLAIRCLSLVNTDSIDLPEKIGPYIEKQDNKGMRDFPVDNLSFLHQVPGYRVIIYNQLLEIPAQQMTLNKLELKRKRHSGVPDPANLICVEDIDLLLVDVARENQLLVNAHYSMVICAAEEQIRKATNFIEAALFQQGIIPSRNAYNQLELFRCALPGNGVELKKYDWFLTTADAALCFFFKESLLTDEPSDFLVRFTDRQGIPVGIDLSDLPMRSGRINARNRFCLGPSGSGKSFLINSLVEQYMQYNMDVVIVDTGHSYSGLCAYYQGKYITWSDDRPITMNPFAIDESEYNIEKKDFLCTLISLLWKGAEGTVSTVERDVISSLISSYYGQYFNADRQGEEMSQLNFNSFYEFALKKIPQIKSEEQIPFDLDEFRYVLKKFYLGGEFGSILNEPADQSLFSERFIVFEIDNVKENKILFPIVTLIIMDVFIQKMRHRASQRKALIIEEAWKAIASPLMAGYILYLYKTVRKFWGEAIVVTQELADIIGNAVVKDSILSNSDTIFLLDQSKFKENYKEIAQLLSITETEQKKIFTINKLDNKEGRGRFKEVYIRRGTVGEVYGVENSIYQYLTYTTEKPEKAAVEIYANTYGAYQKGLEAFVSDLEKSGLSLEAFVRKVNSNGSLYNSSIEYFKPDFK is encoded by the coding sequence ATGCAACGAGAAAGAAAAACGGCATTTAGAATGCCTTATGCCGGGATCGATACCTATAACGGGCTGGACATTCTGTACGGTGATAAAGGCGATTTCTCTGTGATCCTGCACATCACCAACCCCGTGCTCCAATATGGTGCCGACCCCGACGCCTATTCAGCCTACCAAAGCCTATTGCTGAACATCATCAAGATTTTGGGAGAAGGGCATATTATCCAAAAGCAGGATGTATTCATCCGCAAAAAATATAAAGGTGCAACTTCAGGAGAATTTCTCCAACAAAAGTACCACGCACATTTTGAAGGTCGGGAATACACCGAAATAAAAACCTACCTGGTCATCACCCGACAGACTGGCCGTGGTACCTTTTACACTTTTGATAAAAAGGTGCTGGCCGACTTCTACCAGAATACGGCGAAGCTTTCAGACCTGCTTGGCAATGCGGGATTTAATCCGCGCTACCTGAACGAGGCCGAGATTAACCGCTATGTAAGCAAGGTGCTAAGCATGGAATTTGCCGCTCCCAATATTGTACTTAACAATATGCGGTGCGGGGACGAACAGCTGAATCTGGGAAATCTGGCTATCCGCTGTCTTAGCCTGGTCAATACCGACTCCATTGACCTTCCTGAAAAGATCGGTCCCTATATCGAAAAGCAGGATAATAAGGGAATGCGGGATTTTCCCGTTGACAACCTTTCCTTTTTGCACCAGGTTCCAGGGTACCGGGTTATCATCTATAACCAGCTGCTGGAAATACCCGCCCAGCAGATGACGCTCAACAAACTGGAACTGAAACGCAAGCGCCATTCTGGTGTTCCCGATCCGGCCAACCTGATCTGCGTGGAAGACATTGACCTGCTGCTGGTCGATGTGGCCCGGGAAAACCAGCTTCTTGTCAACGCGCATTATTCCATGGTAATCTGCGCCGCAGAAGAACAGATCAGAAAGGCAACCAATTTCATAGAGGCGGCACTTTTCCAGCAGGGAATTATTCCATCACGAAATGCCTACAACCAGTTGGAACTGTTCCGCTGTGCCCTGCCGGGCAACGGCGTGGAACTGAAAAAATACGACTGGTTTCTCACCACCGCCGATGCAGCGTTATGTTTCTTCTTTAAGGAATCCCTTTTAACGGACGAACCCTCAGATTTTCTGGTACGGTTTACCGACCGCCAAGGCATACCCGTGGGGATCGATCTCTCGGACCTGCCCATGCGTTCCGGGCGAATTAACGCTCGGAATCGGTTTTGTTTAGGCCCATCGGGATCTGGAAAATCGTTCCTGATAAATTCTCTGGTTGAGCAGTACATGCAGTACAATATGGATGTGGTTATCGTGGACACTGGGCATTCCTACTCTGGCCTATGTGCCTACTATCAGGGAAAGTACATCACCTGGTCGGACGACAGGCCAATCACCATGAACCCCTTTGCCATTGATGAAAGTGAATACAATATTGAGAAAAAGGACTTTTTATGTACACTCATCAGCCTGCTGTGGAAAGGTGCGGAAGGAACGGTGAGCACAGTGGAAAGGGACGTTATCTCCAGCCTGATCTCATCATACTACGGCCAATATTTTAATGCCGATAGGCAAGGGGAAGAGATGTCACAACTGAATTTCAATTCATTTTATGAGTTTGCCCTAAAGAAAATCCCACAGATCAAAAGCGAGGAACAGATACCCTTTGACCTGGACGAATTCCGTTATGTGCTGAAAAAATTTTATTTGGGTGGTGAGTTTGGCAGCATCCTTAATGAACCTGCCGATCAGTCGCTGTTTTCTGAGCGTTTTATTGTCTTTGAAATAGACAACGTGAAGGAAAATAAGATCCTGTTTCCAATCGTTACCCTGATCATCATGGATGTTTTTATCCAAAAGATGCGCCACAGGGCATCCCAACGCAAAGCCCTGATCATCGAGGAAGCATGGAAGGCGATTGCATCACCGTTAATGGCAGGGTACATTCTGTACCTCTATAAAACCGTTCGCAAATTTTGGGGCGAGGCCATCGTAGTGACCCAGGAGCTGGCCGATATCATTGGGAATGCCGTTGTAAAAGACAGCATCCTGAGCAATTCCGATACTATATTTCTGCTTGACCAGAGCAAGTTCAAGGAGAACTATAAGGAGATTGCACAACTATTGTCCATTACCGAAACCGAGCAGAAAAAGATATTTACGATCAATAAGCTTGATAACAAGGAAGGACGCGGACGCTTCAAAGAGGTGTATATACGCCGGGGCACGGTTGGGGAAGTCTACGGCGTAGAAAACTCGATCTATCAGTATCTCACTTACACTACCGAAAAACCAGAAAAGGCCGCCGTAGAAATATATGCAAACACATATGGGGCCTACCAGAAGGGCCTAGAAGCCTTTGTGTCCGACCTTGAAAAAAGCGGGCTATCCCTGGAAGCTTTTGTCCGCAAGGTCAATAGCAACGGCTCGCTCTATAATAGTTCAATAGAATATTTTAAACCCGATTTTAAATGA
- a CDS encoding plasmid transfer protein, protein MMNIINSLTGTAGFKNVLFVQSGSGEVPDSFKKTFNFLQGNGVYEEGMMHFLKAMKNTIWTHYDAFIADAQALSAIFMLIFFAVKSYEMMSGDKKMEIMPLLRPFGLVMVILWWSTFTRVVAYPTDLVANKTELMFNDSQTEVNNLRMERAQLMVQVADQLLTVQAQTETAKQEADTWYENAWESVKSTVKEGFAEVWNPIVELRNRMQVGLQLLASSILETLALWILRICVYIIFIIQIIFSTILIILGPFSVAISILPAFRDSFSTWVARFISVNLYTGIGFLVLYVASLFQHYAMEAEISRYKELVGTSGESLEKLGWFAGNGLLSFGIVIVTFLIGGLTMLTVPSISTWIVSTSGISSAASTMGRGASNMSRLLTKMMK, encoded by the coding sequence ATGATGAACATAATCAATTCACTGACCGGCACCGCCGGTTTTAAGAACGTTCTCTTTGTGCAATCAGGTTCCGGTGAAGTGCCGGATTCCTTTAAAAAGACCTTTAATTTTTTGCAGGGCAACGGTGTGTACGAGGAAGGTATGATGCATTTTCTGAAAGCGATGAAGAATACCATATGGACACATTATGATGCCTTTATTGCCGATGCACAGGCATTATCCGCAATTTTTATGCTCATTTTTTTCGCCGTCAAATCCTATGAAATGATGTCCGGGGATAAAAAAATGGAAATCATGCCCTTGCTCCGACCTTTCGGGCTGGTGATGGTCATTCTCTGGTGGTCCACTTTTACTAGGGTGGTCGCCTATCCGACCGATCTAGTAGCAAACAAAACTGAGCTCATGTTCAACGATAGCCAGACAGAAGTCAATAACCTGCGTATGGAACGTGCCCAGCTTATGGTACAGGTAGCCGATCAACTGCTGACCGTACAGGCGCAGACCGAAACCGCAAAACAGGAAGCTGATACCTGGTATGAAAATGCCTGGGAATCTGTCAAGTCGACGGTCAAGGAAGGCTTTGCCGAGGTATGGAATCCGATCGTGGAACTGCGCAACCGCATGCAGGTCGGCCTTCAGCTACTGGCCAGCTCGATCCTTGAAACACTGGCGCTTTGGATCCTTCGCATCTGCGTATACATCATCTTTATCATACAGATTATTTTTTCTACCATACTGATTATACTCGGGCCGTTTTCCGTTGCGATCAGCATCCTTCCCGCGTTCAGGGACAGCTTCAGTACCTGGGTTGCCCGTTTTATTTCGGTCAACCTATATACCGGCATCGGTTTTTTGGTACTCTATGTTGCCAGTCTTTTCCAGCATTATGCAATGGAAGCAGAGATCAGCCGATATAAAGAACTGGTCGGCACATCTGGTGAAAGCCTAGAAAAGCTGGGCTGGTTCGCAGGTAACGGCCTACTTTCTTTCGGGATCGTAATCGTGACCTTTTTGATCGGCGGGTTGACCATGCTGACCGTTCCAAGCATCAGCACCTGGATAGTATCTACCTCAGGTATCAGTTCCGCCGCATCAACAATGGGGCGCGGTGCTTCCAATATGTCCAGGTTGCTCACCAAAATGATGAAATAA
- the traK gene encoding conjugative transposon protein TraK, translating into MIIKNIEAKVRLATFLSAGSFVMAGTIVLIVSFFAYRQVSDARKSVYVLDANSVPLLARQTNLQMNRAAEYRSHVNLFHSLFFSLTPDDKYIEYQMKKAMYLVDESGALQYNNLKEKGFFNSILSSSAVLTLQTDSIFIDDVRKYFRYYGRQKIDRRSSTIIRSLVTEGYLKDLEIRSDNNPHAVLITRWKTLENKDLENVQKNSF; encoded by the coding sequence ATGATTATCAAAAACATAGAGGCCAAAGTGCGCCTCGCCACTTTTCTATCTGCCGGGAGTTTTGTTATGGCCGGGACTATCGTGCTCATCGTTTCCTTTTTTGCCTATCGCCAAGTTTCCGATGCCCGCAAGAGCGTATATGTACTGGACGCGAACAGCGTACCCTTACTGGCAAGGCAGACCAACCTGCAGATGAACCGTGCCGCAGAATACCGCTCGCATGTCAATCTTTTCCACAGCCTGTTCTTTTCGCTGACCCCTGACGACAAGTACATCGAATACCAGATGAAAAAGGCGATGTACCTGGTTGACGAGAGCGGAGCATTACAGTACAATAACCTCAAAGAGAAAGGCTTTTTCAATTCTATCCTTTCTTCCAGCGCGGTGCTGACCCTTCAGACCGATTCCATCTTTATCGATGATGTCCGAAAATATTTCCGCTATTACGGCCGGCAGAAAATAGACCGCCGTAGCTCTACTATCATCCGCTCGCTGGTAACAGAGGGGTATCTGAAAGACCTCGAAATCCGCTCGGACAACAATCCCCATGCAGTGCTCATTACCCGCTGGAAAACATTGGAAAATAAAGACCTCGAAAATGTACAGAAAAACTCATTTTAA